TAGGGCATGCCGGCCTTATCGACCTGGCCCGCATGCGCTTCGGCCGCAATGGCGTCCGCCGTTGCAATGGGGTCCACGGCGACCGTCCCTTCGTCACTCGGACTCGGGATGAGGGCCTTCGATGTCGACGCCTTCCGACTGCAGGATGTCGATCACATCAATCGCACCGTCGTCGGCGTCTTCGACATCGATAGCGATGGGCTCGACACTGCCGCCCTTGTCGTACAAGAAGCGCTCGCGGTATACCCAGTACGCGGCATCGGCGATCTGGGCAACCGTCTTCCAGTTCAGGGCGGCGCCAATCCCCACTCCGACGACGGGGACAAGCTGAAAAAGCCGTTTCTCCATCAGCTTGTGGCTGAACTCAACGGCGAATCGCTGAGCCACTTTGTCGAACGTCTGCTGATCGAGCTGATGCCAAGCGGCGTCGCGGGTAAGGCCTTCTGTCAATGTCGCAAGCTGTTGGTAGACAGCGGCTTTCGCCGATGTTGTGGTCGCCAACGCCAACCCGATGACTTGCATCATGAAGATCTCTTCGGCGGGATCGCGCGGGTCGTAGCCGTAGTAGAGGGCATCGCGCGCCACCACCCCGGTGCAAGCGGTCAAGAGCGCTGCGGCATCGACACCCATCGCCGCGACGACGGTACTGAGTCCCGGCGCAGCCGCAACTCCGCCAGTTGCGACCGAACCCGCAGTGGCCACGACCTCACCGCTATTGATGGCGAGACCGGCTGCGGCACCTTCTACTGCTGCGGAGATCGAGTAGGCGTGATGCAGGAGAGCGAATGAAGCCACCTCGTCGATCGTCTTCAGGTCGAGCGTCCTGATGTCTTCGAGATGAGTTACTGAATGACCTTTCCTCGCATAGACATCGATGACGTGCGTGTCAGAAGTCGTCAGCTGAGCCGTTCTGCTCATGAACTTGCCCGCACCCGCCGCCGTTGCGTCTAGCAGTGCCGCGCCCTGGTCTTTCGCCTCGCGAAGGCCCGGCAGCTTCGCTAGCTTGCCGAACAGCCCTGAACCCACCCCGCCTAATGCGACGGGAACTAGGCGACGTGACTTACGGCTGAGGATGCGCTCCTTGTGCGCGGCGACCTTCTTGAGCTGTTCTCGCTCGTAGTCAGATAGCGCCACCGGATACTCCCCACGTGGTTGTCCCAGCAACATCAGAGCACACAACGCGGGATGGAGCGGATCACCCGGCATTCCGACCTCGACGGGCACGATTTCATTCAGTTCCCGCGGGTGAGAATCCGCCAGCGCCTCGATGCGGGTTTCACCGCGGCCGGGGTGCAGCCGACGAGTGCCTAAAAATCGTCGACGGACTAGCGATGCCGCCCCGTCCCGCCGTGCCACGAGCCCGAGCCCTGGCTGTGTTCCGAGTGGCTGTACGTGCCGTCTCGATCAGGGAGACTGCTCCGATTTTGATCTGGCGATGGGATGCAGTGGCCGTCGACGTTGGTATAGCCACAGGCCGCCGCAAGGGGCGATGGCACGCACATCAGCAGTGTTGTCACCAGCATCGCTGCGCTTACGGCGATTTTCTTCAACTTTTCTCCTGTCAGTTGCCCTTGACCGTTTTACGCCAGTCCGGGTCAGCCCGCTGGCGTTTCGGTAGACACTTCCAAGATCTCGCAGGCTCGGGCGATATACCGGATTCTCACTGTCTGACGGGAGTCACAGCTCTCCGAGATCGCGTCCCTAAAATGTTCTTTCGCCAGCCGACGAAACTGCGCAGGACATCTGGCCAACGGCCGACGCCGCACCTACGGTCGCTGCGGCAATGCCGCCAGCCATCCATCCGTGACCAGCTCGATGAGTTGCCCGTCCGGGTCGCGGATCATCGCCATGGCTTCCGACACCGCCGCGTCGATCACCGTTCCCCCGAACTCCACAACCTTCGCCAGCACAGCAGCGATGTCGGACACCGACAACGAGATGTGCGTCAGCCCCACCTCATCCATGACGCGCTCCGCCCCAACGTGCACGTGGCGCTTCGAATAGTCGATGAGCTCCAGCACAAAGCCGTCCCGCACCAGGTACGTCGCGTGCACCCCAAGCGGCTCGGGGAGCTGGACCACTTGCGCGGTGAGATTGTCCGGCGGTTCGAGTTCCCACCAGAACTGGAAGCCGAGCACGTCTTCGTAAAACCTGCGCGACCGCTCGCGATCCGCCACACACAGACCGACGTGGTTGAAAACCGTTCGGTAGACAGTCATTACAACCTCTGTAGCCTCGGCGGAGTCAAAAGCGTAATAATGCAAAGATAGCGCAATAGTCAGCCGCCATGTCCAGACGCAGACCCGCCACCAAAGGCTTTCGATGACGACACGCCCCGGCATCGCGCACGACGCGATCGTCGACTTCGACCACCATTCCGACGCCTTCAATCTCAACCAGCAGACCGTCAACGCCGAGGTAAGACAACGCTGCCCCGTCGCCTGGAACACGAACTACGACGGATTCTGGTACCTCAGCAGCTACGATGCCGTGAGCAAAACGGCCCGCGATGACGCCACTTTTTCCCACAAATACGAACCCGACGCCGAAGACGGCGTGGACTACCAGGGTGAAATGGGCATTCCGCGCCCGGACGGCCAACCGGCCCTGGGCATCGGTGAGATCGATGGCGAGTATCACCTGGCCTTAAGGCACGCGCTGGCCCCGTTCTTCTCCCCCGGCGCCGTCGACAGACTGAAGCCGTTTATGGAGGCAACGGCCCACGAGTTCCTCGACGCAAAAATCGCCACCGGCGCGATGGATCTCGTCCTCGATTACGCCAGCCCGGTCCCGGCCATCCTCACCATGAAGATGATGGGTTTGCCCCACGACAATTGGCGGCTCTACGCCAACCTCTTCCACTCGGTCATGGCCGCCCCGCCAGACAGCGCCGAATACGCCGACGCCATCGCCGAAGTCCCGACCATGATGGAGGAAGTTCTCCAATACACAGCCGCCCGACGAGCCGACAAACAAGAAGACCTGACCAGCTTCCTGATCCAATTCGAATTCGAAGGCAAGCGCCTCGACGACGACCAGCTACTCAACATTCTCTGGAACCTGATCGCCGGCGGCGTCGACACCACCACTTCCCAAACCGCCCTCACGCTAAGGCATCTCGGCACCCACCCGGACCTAAGACAACAACTCATTGATAACCCGGAGCTCCACCGCACCGCCACCGACGAATTCCTGCGCTACTTCACGGTCAACCGCTCACTGAGCCGGACCGTGACCAAAGACGTGGACCTCAACGGCCAACAACTAAGAAAGAACGACAAACTCATCATCAGCTGGCTCTCCGCCAACCACGACGAGCGCGAATTCGAGCGACCCGACGAGGTCATTTTGGATCGAAAACCCAACCGCCACCTAGCATTCGGACTCGGCCCACATCGCTGCATCGGCTCGCATCTGGCGCGCCTCATGTCCGAGGTGATGGTCAAGGCCGTCCTCGACCACATTCCCGACTACGAAGTCGACGTCCAAAACGTGCACCAATACCTGGGCAACCCGAGCATGACCGGGCTGGGCACCCTGCCGGTCACCTTCACCCCCGGAGCCAAGCGCGGCTGGACACGCGCTTCCCACGCTTGACCAACGGTCGAACCAGGTCCACTGTCGGATACATGAGCATCGATGACGACCCCGTCACGACGCTGGACGACCTCAAGAGCGACCTGGCGGGCCGGCACAAGTGGACGCCCAGCGGCGGCACGAAAGTCGACCCCGCGCTCGTCGACGCCGACATGGCGACCCTCGACCGCGACGGCTACCTCATCTGGGAGAACCTGCTCAGCCCGGACGAGTGCCGGCAGATCCGCGACGTCGTCGGCCCCTGGCTGGACCACACCGGACGCAACGCCTTTGAAGGACGGCGCACCCAGCGCATCTACAGCGTGCTGAGCCGGACGCGCGTCTGCGACGGGCTCGTCGATCACCCGCGGGTGCTGGCGGTACTCGACCGGCTCCTGATGCCCAACTACCTGCTTTCGGCGTTGCAGGCCATCAACATTCAGCCCAGAGAATCCGCGCAGCTGCCCCACCACGACGACGGATTCTATCCAGTCCCGCGGCCCCGAAAGCCGTTGGCGGCCGCGACGATTTGGGCGATCGACGACTTCACCGCCGACAACGGCTCCACCGTGGTGTTCCCCGGCAGCCATCGCTGGCCTGCCCGCCCACCGGGGCCGGATGACGTGTCACAACCCGTCGTCATGCCCGCCGGCTCGTGCGTCTTTTTCGTGGGCACGCTGTGGCACGGCGGTGGCGCCAATACCACCGGCCACGCGCGGCTCGCCGTCACCGCCCAATATTGCGAAGCGTGGCTGCGGCCGATGGAGGCCTACACCCTCTCGATTCCACGCGACGTCGCCCGCACCGTCTCGGCGGACATTCAGCGCATGATCGGCTACAGCATCCATCCGCCGTTCGTCGGCGCGGTCGACGGCTTGCACCCGTTGCGACTGCTAGAGCAGCCGTGAGCGACATCGCGGCCCAGCTCGCCGACATCGTGGGGAACCACAACCTGCTGACCGGCGACGCCATCCCCGACGATTACTGGCACGACGAGGAGATAACGCACCCGCCGCAGCAGCCGGCCTACGTCGCCAAACCGGCCACCGCCGAGGAGGTCGCGCAGCTACTGAAAATGGCTACGCAACACCAGATTCCGGTGACGGCCCGTGGATCTGGGACCGGCTTGTCGGGCGCGGCCACTCCGCGCAGAGGCGGCTTGGTCATCTCCTTCGAGCGGATGAACGCCGTCCTCGAGGTCGACACCACCAACCAGGTCGCCGTCGTCCAACCCGGCGTGACGCTGATCGAGCTGGACGCCGCGACCGCCGACGCAAACCTGCGCTACATGGTGCAACCGGGCGAACTGTCCTCCAGCGTCGGTGGCAACGTCGGCACCAACGCCGGCGGGATGCGCGCGGTCAAGTACGGGATCGCTCGCCACAACGTGCTCGGGCTGCAAGCGGTCCTGCCGACCGGCGAGATCATCCGAACCGGCGGCAAGATCGCCAAGGTCGCCACCGGCTACGACCTAACCCAGCTCATCGTCGGCTCCGAAGGCACCCTGGCTTTAGCGACCGAGGTGATCGTCAAGCTGCATCCGCGACTCGACCACAGCGCCACCGTACTCGCGCCGTTTACCGATTTCGACCAGGTCATGGAGGCAGTGCCCCAGGTCGTCGCCAGCGGGCTCGGGCCCTACATCCTGGAATACATCGACAATGTGACGATGGCCGCGCTCGTCCACACCCAGAACCTCGAATTGGGTGTCCCCGACAAGATCCGCGACAGCTGTCAAGCGTATCTCGTTGTGGGACTTGAGAATCGTACCGCGGACCGGCTCGACGAAGATGTGGAGCGGGCCGGTGAGCTACTCGCCGAGCTGGGCGCCCTCGACGCCTATGTGCTCGAGGGTGGTTCGGCGCGCAAGCTGATCGAGGCGCGCGAGAACGCATTTTGGACGCTGAAGGCGGTCGGCGCCGACGACCTGGTCGATACCGTCGTGCCGCGCGGCGCCATGCCGAAGTTCCTCGCGGCCGTGCGCGGTCTGGCGACGGCGGTCGGCGGCGGCGCGGTCGGCTGTGGGCATGCGG
The DNA window shown above is from Mycobacterium sp. Aquia_216 and carries:
- a CDS encoding EcsC family protein encodes the protein MALSDYEREQLKKVAAHKERILSRKSRRLVPVALGGVGSGLFGKLAKLPGLREAKDQGAALLDATAAGAGKFMSRTAQLTTSDTHVIDVYARKGHSVTHLEDIRTLDLKTIDEVASFALLHHAYSISAAVEGAAAGLAINSGEVVATAGSVATGGVAAAPGLSTVVAAMGVDAAALLTACTGVVARDALYYGYDPRDPAEEIFMMQVIGLALATTTSAKAAVYQQLATLTEGLTRDAAWHQLDQQTFDKVAQRFAVEFSHKLMEKRLFQLVPVVGVGIGAALNWKTVAQIADAAYWVYRERFLYDKGGSVEPIAIDVEDADDGAIDVIDILQSEGVDIEGPHPESE
- a CDS encoding VOC family protein — translated: MTVYRTVFNHVGLCVADRERSRRFYEDVLGFQFWWELEPPDNLTAQVVQLPEPLGVHATYLVRDGFVLELIDYSKRHVHVGAERVMDEVGLTHISLSVSDIAAVLAKVVEFGGTVIDAAVSEAMAMIRDPDGQLIELVTDGWLAALPQRP
- a CDS encoding cytochrome P450, producing the protein MTTRPGIAHDAIVDFDHHSDAFNLNQQTVNAEVRQRCPVAWNTNYDGFWYLSSYDAVSKTARDDATFSHKYEPDAEDGVDYQGEMGIPRPDGQPALGIGEIDGEYHLALRHALAPFFSPGAVDRLKPFMEATAHEFLDAKIATGAMDLVLDYASPVPAILTMKMMGLPHDNWRLYANLFHSVMAAPPDSAEYADAIAEVPTMMEEVLQYTAARRADKQEDLTSFLIQFEFEGKRLDDDQLLNILWNLIAGGVDTTTSQTALTLRHLGTHPDLRQQLIDNPELHRTATDEFLRYFTVNRSLSRTVTKDVDLNGQQLRKNDKLIISWLSANHDEREFERPDEVILDRKPNRHLAFGLGPHRCIGSHLARLMSEVMVKAVLDHIPDYEVDVQNVHQYLGNPSMTGLGTLPVTFTPGAKRGWTRASHA
- a CDS encoding phytanoyl-CoA dioxygenase family protein, with the translated sequence MSIDDDPVTTLDDLKSDLAGRHKWTPSGGTKVDPALVDADMATLDRDGYLIWENLLSPDECRQIRDVVGPWLDHTGRNAFEGRRTQRIYSVLSRTRVCDGLVDHPRVLAVLDRLLMPNYLLSALQAINIQPRESAQLPHHDDGFYPVPRPRKPLAAATIWAIDDFTADNGSTVVFPGSHRWPARPPGPDDVSQPVVMPAGSCVFFVGTLWHGGGANTTGHARLAVTAQYCEAWLRPMEAYTLSIPRDVARTVSADIQRMIGYSIHPPFVGAVDGLHPLRLLEQP
- a CDS encoding FAD-binding oxidoreductase, with protein sequence MSDIAAQLADIVGNHNLLTGDAIPDDYWHDEEITHPPQQPAYVAKPATAEEVAQLLKMATQHQIPVTARGSGTGLSGAATPRRGGLVISFERMNAVLEVDTTNQVAVVQPGVTLIELDAATADANLRYMVQPGELSSSVGGNVGTNAGGMRAVKYGIARHNVLGLQAVLPTGEIIRTGGKIAKVATGYDLTQLIVGSEGTLALATEVIVKLHPRLDHSATVLAPFTDFDQVMEAVPQVVASGLGPYILEYIDNVTMAALVHTQNLELGVPDKIRDSCQAYLVVGLENRTADRLDEDVERAGELLAELGALDAYVLEGGSARKLIEARENAFWTLKAVGADDLVDTVVPRGAMPKFLAAVRGLATAVGGGAVGCGHAGDGNVHLAIFCQDRDTRKKLLTDIFALAMELGGAISGEHGLGRAKAPYWRELEDPVKIELLRRIKQSFDPAGILNPDVVFAAPDA